The following are encoded together in the Streptomyces rapamycinicus NRRL 5491 genome:
- the mshC gene encoding cysteine--1-D-myo-inosityl 2-amino-2-deoxy-alpha-D-glucopyranoside ligase yields the protein MYAWPASEVPALPGSGRDLSIHDTATGGRITLTPGPVARIYVCGITPYDATHMGHAATYNAFDLVQRVWLDTKRQVHYVQNVTDVDDPLLERARENGDDWTALAERETALFREDMTALRMLPPQHYIGAVEAIPGIVPLVERLRDLGAAYELEGDIYFSVESDPSFGSVSRLDAEAMRLLSAERGGDPERPGKKSPLDPMLWMAARDGEPSWDGGSLGRGRPGWHIECVAIALDHLGMSFDVQGGGSDLAFPHHEMGASHAQVLTGERPFAKTYVHAGMVALDGEKMSKSKGNLVFVSALRRDGVDPAAIRLALLARHYRSDWEWTDGLLREAEERLARWRAAVSRPDGPSADGLVGEIREALADDLDSPAALAAVDRWAAAQSATGGTDEGAPGLVSRAVDALLGVAL from the coding sequence ATGTATGCCTGGCCCGCTTCTGAGGTTCCCGCCCTGCCCGGCAGTGGCCGCGACCTGAGCATTCACGACACCGCGACCGGGGGAAGGATCACTCTGACCCCCGGTCCCGTCGCGCGCATCTACGTCTGTGGGATCACCCCGTACGACGCGACCCACATGGGTCATGCCGCGACCTACAACGCGTTCGACCTCGTTCAGCGCGTATGGCTCGACACCAAGCGCCAGGTGCACTACGTCCAGAACGTCACCGATGTCGACGATCCCCTGCTGGAGCGGGCGCGGGAGAACGGCGACGACTGGACGGCCCTCGCCGAGCGCGAGACCGCCCTCTTCCGCGAGGACATGACGGCCCTGCGGATGCTGCCCCCGCAGCACTACATCGGCGCCGTCGAGGCGATACCGGGGATCGTGCCGCTCGTGGAGCGGCTGCGCGACCTGGGCGCCGCCTATGAACTCGAAGGCGACATCTACTTCTCCGTGGAGTCCGACCCCTCCTTCGGCTCGGTCAGCCGGCTCGACGCCGAGGCCATGCGGCTGCTGTCCGCCGAGCGCGGCGGCGACCCGGAGCGCCCGGGCAAGAAGAGCCCCCTCGACCCGATGCTGTGGATGGCCGCCCGTGACGGCGAGCCGAGTTGGGACGGCGGATCGCTCGGCCGCGGCCGCCCCGGCTGGCACATCGAATGCGTGGCCATCGCCCTGGACCACCTCGGCATGAGCTTCGACGTGCAGGGCGGCGGATCCGATCTGGCCTTCCCGCACCACGAGATGGGCGCCTCGCACGCCCAGGTCCTCACCGGTGAGCGGCCGTTCGCCAAGACGTACGTACACGCCGGGATGGTCGCCCTGGACGGCGAGAAGATGTCCAAGTCCAAGGGCAACCTGGTCTTCGTCTCGGCGCTGCGCCGCGACGGCGTCGACCCGGCGGCCATACGGCTCGCGCTGCTGGCCCGCCACTACCGCTCGGACTGGGAGTGGACGGACGGGCTGCTGAGGGAGGCCGAGGAGCGCCTTGCCCGCTGGCGTGCCGCCGTCTCGCGGCCCGACGGGCCCTCGGCCGACGGGCTGGTGGGCGAGATCCGCGAGGCGCTCGCGGACGACCTGGACTCCCCGGCCGCCCTGGCCGCCGTCGACCGCTGGGCCGCCGCGCAGTCGGCCACCGGCGGTACGGACGAGGGGGCGCCAGGACTGGTCTCGCGCGCCGTGGACGCGCTGCTGGGCGTGGCCCTCTGA
- a CDS encoding PAC2 family protein: MIELEGVPELIDPVMICAFEGWNDAGDAASTAVGHLDREWKGEVFASLDAEDYYDFQVNRPTVALEGGVRKITWPTTRLSVVRADTGEKSRDLVLVRGIEPSMRWRSFCNEILGYAHELGVEMVVILGALLGDTPHTRPVPVSGVTSDPDLARSLDLEETRYEGPTGIVGVLQEACAHAGVPAVSLWAAVPHYVSQPPNPKATLALLNRLEDLITVRIPLGELTEDSRAWQLGVDQLAAEDSEVAEYVQSLEEARDTAELPEASGEAIAREFERYLRRRDGQPGPAGGHATESGGLEGGSGGPGAPYLRDPSTGHGRPRKPSPKDEPAKEDDAEDTGGAEDEAKDADEAKDAGKAEDADSAKGADDAKEADDGRGTEDRDASRRDEGGTDRGGDGDEGSGSDR, translated from the coding sequence GTGATCGAGCTTGAGGGGGTTCCCGAGCTGATCGACCCGGTCATGATCTGTGCCTTCGAGGGCTGGAACGACGCCGGAGACGCCGCCTCGACCGCGGTCGGGCACCTGGACCGGGAGTGGAAGGGCGAGGTCTTCGCCTCGCTCGACGCGGAGGACTACTACGACTTCCAGGTGAACCGGCCCACCGTCGCCCTGGAGGGCGGTGTGCGCAAGATCACTTGGCCGACGACCCGGCTCTCGGTGGTCCGGGCGGACACCGGGGAGAAGTCCCGGGACCTGGTGCTGGTGCGCGGCATCGAGCCGAGCATGCGCTGGCGGTCGTTCTGCAACGAGATCCTCGGCTACGCCCATGAGTTGGGCGTGGAGATGGTCGTCATCCTCGGCGCACTGCTCGGCGACACCCCGCACACCCGGCCGGTGCCGGTCAGCGGGGTCACCTCCGACCCGGACCTGGCCCGCAGCCTCGATCTGGAGGAGACCCGCTACGAGGGCCCGACCGGGATCGTCGGCGTCCTCCAGGAGGCGTGCGCCCACGCCGGCGTCCCGGCGGTGAGCCTGTGGGCGGCCGTACCGCACTACGTCTCGCAGCCGCCGAACCCGAAGGCCACCCTGGCGCTGCTGAACCGCCTCGAGGACCTCATCACGGTGCGCATCCCCCTCGGCGAGCTGACCGAGGACTCGCGGGCCTGGCAACTGGGCGTGGACCAGCTGGCCGCCGAGGACAGCGAGGTCGCCGAGTACGTCCAGTCGCTGGAGGAGGCGCGGGACACCGCCGAGCTGCCCGAGGCGTCCGGCGAGGCCATCGCCCGCGAGTTCGAGCGCTATCTGCGGCGGCGCGACGGCCAGCCCGGCCCCGCCGGCGGCCACGCGACCGAGAGCGGCGGCCTGGAGGGCGGCTCGGGAGGCCCGGGCGCCCCCTATCTGCGCGACCCCTCCACCGGCCACGGGCGGCCGCGCAAGCCGTCCCCCAAGGACGAGCCGGCCAAGGAGGACGACGCCGAGGACACCGGCGGCGCCGAGGACGAGGCCAAGGACGCGGACGAGGCCAAGGACGCGGGCAAAGCCGAGGACGCCGACAGCGCCAAGGGGGCGGACGACGCCAAGGAGGCGGACGACGGCCGGGGCACCGAGGACCGGGACGCCTCCCGCCGCGACGAGGGCGGCACGGACCGGGGCGGCGACGGGGACGAGGGGTCCGGCTCCGACCGGTAA
- a CDS encoding enolase C-terminal domain-like protein yields the protein MFSLAHRFREPPLSQRPSVTELEVHDIRFPTSEQLDGSDAMNPDPDYSAAYVVLRTEAGEGAAASEGHGFVFTIGRGNDVTAAAIRSLRPHVVGRPAPLTAADLAALHRELTHDSQLRWLGPEKGVMHMAAGAVVNAAWDLAARQAGKPLWQFLAEMSPEELVELVDFRYLSDALTPEEALAILRAAEPGRAERAARLRERGYPAYTTSPGWLGYSDEKMIKLAQEAVADGFGQIKLKVGSDLDEDLRRMRLAREAVGPDVRIAVDANQRWDVAEAVRWMSALAPYDPHWIEEPTSPDDVLAHAAIRAGQPVKVATGEHVANRVVFKQLLQAEAVDFVQIDAARVAGVNENLTILLLAAKYGLPVCPHAGGVGLCELVQHLAMFDFVAVSGSWEDRVIEYVDHLHEHFADPAVVESGRYRAPTAPGFSARMYPESIAAYRYPDGPEWRARLARPVPAPSAPAQPVPAPSAPAQPVPAPSAPAQPQEDHK from the coding sequence ATGTTCTCTCTCGCGCATCGTTTCAGGGAGCCCCCATTGAGTCAGCGTCCATCCGTCACCGAGCTCGAGGTCCATGACATCCGGTTTCCCACCTCGGAGCAGCTCGACGGCTCGGACGCCATGAACCCGGACCCCGACTACTCCGCCGCCTACGTCGTGCTGCGCACGGAAGCGGGGGAGGGCGCGGCGGCCTCCGAGGGACACGGCTTCGTCTTCACCATCGGCCGCGGCAACGATGTCACCGCGGCCGCCATCCGCTCCCTGCGCCCCCATGTGGTGGGCCGCCCCGCGCCGTTGACGGCCGCCGATCTCGCCGCCCTGCACCGCGAACTGACCCATGACTCGCAGCTGCGCTGGCTCGGGCCCGAGAAGGGCGTCATGCACATGGCCGCGGGTGCGGTGGTCAACGCCGCCTGGGACCTCGCCGCCCGGCAGGCCGGAAAGCCCCTGTGGCAGTTCCTCGCCGAGATGTCGCCCGAGGAACTGGTCGAGCTGGTCGACTTCCGCTACCTCAGCGACGCGCTCACCCCGGAGGAGGCGCTCGCCATCCTGCGCGCCGCCGAGCCCGGCCGCGCCGAGCGCGCCGCGCGGCTGCGCGAGCGGGGCTACCCCGCCTACACCACCTCGCCCGGCTGGCTCGGCTACTCCGACGAGAAAATGATCAAGCTGGCGCAGGAGGCTGTCGCCGACGGCTTCGGCCAGATCAAGCTCAAGGTCGGGTCCGATCTGGACGAGGACCTCAGACGGATGCGGCTCGCCCGCGAGGCCGTCGGCCCCGATGTGCGCATCGCCGTGGACGCCAACCAGCGCTGGGACGTGGCGGAGGCGGTGCGCTGGATGAGCGCCCTCGCGCCGTACGACCCGCACTGGATCGAGGAGCCCACCAGCCCGGACGACGTCCTCGCCCACGCCGCCATCCGCGCCGGACAGCCGGTCAAGGTGGCCACCGGTGAGCATGTCGCCAACCGCGTGGTCTTCAAGCAGCTGCTCCAGGCCGAGGCGGTGGACTTCGTCCAGATCGACGCGGCACGGGTCGCGGGGGTCAACGAGAACCTCACGATCCTGCTGCTCGCCGCCAAGTACGGACTTCCGGTGTGCCCGCACGCGGGCGGCGTCGGGCTGTGCGAACTCGTCCAGCACCTGGCCATGTTCGACTTCGTGGCCGTCTCGGGCAGCTGGGAGGACCGGGTCATCGAGTATGTCGACCACCTCCACGAGCACTTCGCCGATCCCGCGGTCGTCGAGTCGGGCCGCTACCGGGCTCCGACCGCGCCGGGCTTCTCCGCCCGTATGTACCCAGAGTCGATCGCCGCCTACCGCTATCCGGACGGGCCCGAATGGCGGGCCCGCCTCGCACGGCCCGTACCGGCACCGTCCGCACCGGCTCAGCCCGTACCGGCACCGTCCGCACCGGCTCAGCCCGTACCTGCACCGTCCGCACCCGCACAGCCTCAGGAGGACCACAAGTGA
- a CDS encoding SDR family NAD(P)-dependent oxidoreductase gives MTTGDFEGLAALVTGGASGIGAAIAVALRDRGARVAVLDRDPSGAPDGTLPLKADVTSDEGVRTAVDAAVAEFGALHTLVGNAGIGAIGSVEDNSDEEWHRLLDINVLGLVRTARAALPHLRAAAADRPGAVSITHTCSIAATAGLPQRAAYSASKGAVLSLTLAMAADHVREGVRVNCVNPGTVDTPWVGRLLGQAPDPAAERAALEARQPTGRLVSADEVAAAVAYLASPAAAAVTGTALAVDGGMQGLRLRPASS, from the coding sequence GTGACCACCGGCGACTTCGAAGGGCTGGCCGCGCTCGTCACCGGCGGCGCCTCCGGCATCGGCGCCGCCATCGCCGTCGCGCTGCGCGACCGGGGCGCGCGGGTCGCCGTGCTCGACCGCGATCCGTCGGGCGCCCCGGACGGCACGCTGCCGCTCAAGGCCGATGTCACCTCCGACGAGGGGGTCAGGACGGCGGTGGACGCGGCCGTAGCCGAGTTCGGCGCCCTGCACACCCTCGTCGGCAACGCGGGCATCGGCGCGATCGGCAGCGTGGAGGACAACTCCGACGAGGAGTGGCACCGGCTGCTGGACATCAACGTGCTGGGCCTGGTCCGCACCGCGCGGGCCGCGCTGCCCCACCTGCGCGCCGCCGCGGCCGACCGGCCCGGCGCCGTCTCCATCACCCACACCTGCTCGATCGCCGCCACCGCGGGGCTTCCGCAGCGCGCCGCCTACAGCGCCAGCAAGGGCGCGGTGCTGTCGCTGACCCTCGCCATGGCGGCGGACCACGTCCGCGAGGGGGTGCGCGTCAACTGCGTCAACCCCGGCACCGTGGACACCCCGTGGGTCGGCCGGCTGCTCGGCCAGGCCCCCGACCCGGCGGCCGAGCGCGCCGCCCTGGAGGCCCGGCAGCCCACCGGACGGCTGGTCTCCGCCGACGAGGTGGCCGCCGCCGTCGCGTACCTCGCCAGCCCCGCCGCCGCGGCCGTCACCGGCACCGCGCTGGCCGTCGACGGAGGGATGCAGGGGCTGCGGCTGCGCCCCGCCTCCTCCTAG
- a CDS encoding sugar ABC transporter substrate-binding protein — protein sequence MTRLRTTGTAACAVLLAVAALTGCNRESNGAGGGKVGIDMPRTDTDFWNSYQQYLEKGIDKGTVSALPLSNSQNDIGKLVANVQAFTDQGAKAVIMAPQDTGAISSTLEQLEEKKIPVISVDTRPDSGKVYMVVRADNRAYGTKACEYLGEKLGGKGRIAELQGDLSSINGRDRSQAFASCMKKKYPGIKVHELPTDWKGDVASAKLQSLLAQHKDVNGIYMQAGGAFLQPTLALLEQKRLLKHAGSAKHITIISNDGIPEELDAIRSGKIDATLSQPADLYAQWALNYAKAALDGKTFKPGPTDHDSKIVKIGSGLEDQLPAPLVTKENVDDKKLWANQLEKK from the coding sequence ATGACGAGACTCCGCACCACCGGCACCGCCGCCTGCGCCGTGCTGCTGGCCGTCGCAGCGCTCACCGGCTGCAACCGAGAGAGCAATGGCGCCGGCGGCGGCAAGGTCGGCATCGACATGCCGCGGACGGACACCGACTTCTGGAACTCCTACCAGCAGTACCTGGAGAAGGGCATCGACAAGGGCACGGTCTCCGCGCTCCCGCTGTCCAACTCGCAGAACGACATCGGCAAGCTGGTCGCCAACGTCCAGGCGTTCACCGACCAGGGCGCCAAGGCGGTCATCATGGCGCCCCAGGACACCGGGGCCATCTCCTCCACCCTGGAGCAACTGGAGGAGAAGAAGATCCCCGTCATCAGCGTGGACACCCGGCCCGACTCCGGCAAGGTCTACATGGTGGTGCGCGCCGACAACCGGGCGTACGGCACCAAGGCGTGCGAGTACCTCGGCGAGAAGCTGGGCGGCAAGGGCCGGATCGCCGAGCTCCAGGGCGACCTCAGCTCCATCAACGGCAGGGACCGCTCGCAGGCGTTCGCCTCCTGCATGAAGAAGAAGTACCCCGGCATCAAGGTGCATGAGCTGCCCACCGACTGGAAGGGCGATGTCGCCTCGGCCAAGCTGCAGAGCCTGCTGGCCCAGCACAAGGACGTGAACGGCATCTACATGCAGGCGGGCGGCGCCTTCCTGCAGCCCACGCTCGCCCTGCTGGAGCAGAAGCGGCTGCTGAAGCACGCCGGTTCGGCCAAGCACATCACGATCATCTCCAACGACGGGATACCCGAGGAGCTGGACGCGATCCGCTCCGGGAAGATCGACGCCACGCTCTCCCAGCCCGCCGACCTCTACGCCCAGTGGGCCCTGAACTACGCGAAGGCCGCTCTGGACGGCAAGACGTTCAAACCCGGCCCGACCGACCACGACTCCAAGATCGTCAAGATCGGGAGCGGCCTGGAGGACCAGCTTCCGGCGCCGCTGGTCACCAAGGAGAACGTCGACGACAAGAAGTTGTGGGCCAACCAGCTCGAGAAGAAGTGA
- a CDS encoding sugar ABC transporter ATP-binding protein, translating into MAEAEQPAVVRAQGIVKRFGPTVALDHARLAVRPGEAHALVGRNGAGKSTLVSVLTGMERPDEGEVTFAGESAPGYGDTAAWQRKVACVYQKSMVVPDLTVAENLYLNRFPGAGRIRWRALREDARALLAEYGVEVDPQTRAKDLSVEQRQFVEIARALSFGARLIILDEPTAQLDAGGIDRLFAKLLELRRQGVAFLFISHHLQEVYELCDTVTVFRDARHVLTAPVAGLPKEELVAAMTGDDGGAPEGDSRAGVRAPVARKEADPDGEPVLRTEGLALEGEFDPLDLVVRPGEVLGLAGATASGNTAVGETLVGLRKPAGGRLSVRGRPVRPGSVPHAIDAGIGYVPEDRHDQGLVLGRSVAENATLTVTDQLGPYGTVLPSRTRAFAQRMITSLDIKTSGPSQPVSGLSGGNQQKVVIARALAREPSVLVAIRPTAGVDVKSKDALLGVVRDVAASGSGAVIVSDELDDLRVCDRILAFFHGRVVAEFGSGWSDRQLVAAMEGITEPGTNGTAGDTEDRTEGRQT; encoded by the coding sequence ATGGCGGAGGCCGAGCAGCCCGCCGTCGTACGGGCCCAGGGCATCGTCAAACGGTTCGGGCCCACCGTCGCCCTGGACCACGCCCGGCTGGCGGTGCGGCCCGGGGAGGCCCACGCGCTCGTCGGGCGCAACGGGGCGGGCAAGTCCACGCTGGTGTCCGTCCTGACCGGGATGGAGCGCCCGGACGAGGGCGAGGTGACCTTCGCGGGCGAGTCCGCCCCCGGCTACGGCGACACCGCCGCCTGGCAGCGCAAGGTGGCCTGCGTCTACCAGAAGTCGATGGTGGTCCCGGACCTGACGGTCGCCGAGAACCTCTACCTCAACCGCTTCCCGGGCGCGGGGCGCATCCGCTGGCGCGCCCTGCGCGAGGACGCCCGCGCGCTGCTGGCCGAGTACGGGGTGGAGGTGGATCCGCAGACGCGGGCGAAGGATCTCAGCGTGGAGCAGCGGCAGTTCGTGGAGATCGCCCGCGCGCTCTCCTTCGGCGCCCGGCTGATCATCCTCGACGAGCCCACCGCCCAGCTCGACGCGGGCGGGATCGACCGGCTCTTCGCCAAGCTGCTGGAGCTGCGCCGGCAGGGGGTCGCCTTCCTGTTCATCTCGCACCATCTGCAAGAGGTCTACGAACTCTGCGACACCGTCACCGTCTTCCGCGACGCCCGCCATGTGCTGACCGCCCCGGTCGCCGGCCTCCCCAAGGAGGAACTGGTGGCGGCGATGACCGGGGACGACGGCGGGGCGCCCGAGGGCGACTCCCGTGCCGGCGTCCGCGCCCCCGTCGCCCGTAAGGAGGCCGACCCGGACGGGGAGCCGGTGCTGCGCACCGAAGGGCTCGCCCTGGAGGGCGAGTTCGACCCGCTGGACCTGGTGGTGCGCCCCGGCGAGGTGCTCGGCCTGGCCGGGGCCACGGCCAGCGGCAACACGGCGGTCGGCGAGACCCTGGTGGGCTTGCGCAAACCGGCCGGGGGGCGGCTGTCGGTGCGCGGCCGGCCGGTGCGCCCCGGCAGTGTGCCGCACGCCATCGACGCGGGCATCGGCTACGTCCCGGAGGACCGGCACGACCAGGGCCTGGTCCTGGGCCGCAGCGTCGCCGAGAACGCCACGCTGACCGTCACCGACCAACTCGGGCCCTACGGCACGGTGCTGCCCTCCCGGACCCGCGCCTTCGCCCAGCGGATGATCACCTCCCTGGACATCAAGACCTCGGGGCCTTCGCAGCCCGTTTCGGGTTTGTCCGGCGGAAATCAGCAGAAGGTCGTCATCGCGCGGGCGCTGGCCCGTGAGCCCAGCGTCCTGGTCGCGATCCGCCCGACCGCCGGGGTGGACGTGAAGTCCAAGGACGCGCTGCTCGGCGTCGTACGGGACGTGGCCGCGTCCGGGAGCGGCGCGGTCATCGTCTCCGACGAACTGGACGATCTGCGGGTCTGCGACCGGATCCTGGCGTTCTTCCACGGGCGGGTGGTCGCCGAGTTCGGCAGCGGCTGGAGCGACCGTCAGCTCGTGGCCGCCATGGAGGGCATCACGGAGCCGGGCACCAACGGCACGGCGGGGGACACCGAAGACCGCACAGAAGGAAGGCAGACATGA
- a CDS encoding ABC transporter permease: MTDTARQRTAEAVADDPAGGRPRIDIARWRDLSLVPVIFVLGVIGFIVSPAFLTEDNLIGVVQQSTELGLLVLGEALILISGRMDLSLESTIAVAPVIALWLVLPAHGARFEGLGLLPVWTAIPLCLAVGALIGAANGFLMLKLRVNGFIATLGMLTMLRGLQVGIAEGQSIVNVPESFRYLGKAEWLGVPAAVWICLGLYALGGLALGYLRHGRSLYAIGGNPEAARAAGIRVDRITWIVLSVGGLLAAFAGILYTGHYGSVAATQGNGWIFQVFAAAVIGGISLKGGRGTLFGALTGVLTLQLVVNVMTLGGVPPLWNQFINGSIIIVALIISRYASGEKQD; encoded by the coding sequence ATGACCGATACCGCACGGCAGCGGACCGCCGAGGCGGTGGCTGACGACCCGGCGGGGGGCCGGCCGCGGATCGACATCGCGCGCTGGCGCGATCTGTCGCTGGTCCCCGTGATCTTCGTCCTCGGGGTGATCGGCTTCATCGTCTCGCCCGCCTTCCTCACCGAGGACAACCTGATCGGCGTCGTCCAGCAGTCCACCGAGCTGGGGCTGCTGGTGCTGGGCGAGGCGCTGATCCTGATCAGCGGGCGGATGGACCTCTCCCTGGAATCGACCATCGCCGTGGCGCCGGTGATCGCCCTGTGGTTGGTGCTGCCCGCGCACGGGGCGCGGTTCGAGGGCCTGGGGCTGCTGCCGGTGTGGACCGCGATACCGCTGTGCCTGGCGGTCGGGGCGCTGATCGGCGCGGCCAACGGCTTCCTGATGCTCAAACTGCGCGTCAACGGCTTCATCGCGACCCTGGGCATGCTCACCATGCTGCGCGGCCTCCAGGTCGGCATCGCCGAGGGCCAGTCGATCGTCAACGTCCCCGAGTCCTTCCGCTACCTCGGCAAGGCCGAGTGGCTGGGCGTGCCCGCCGCCGTGTGGATCTGCCTGGGGCTGTACGCACTCGGCGGCCTGGCGCTGGGCTATCTGCGGCACGGGCGCTCGCTGTACGCGATCGGCGGCAACCCCGAGGCCGCGCGCGCGGCGGGCATCCGGGTGGACCGGATCACCTGGATCGTGCTGAGCGTCGGCGGACTGCTGGCCGCCTTCGCGGGCATCCTGTACACGGGCCACTACGGCTCGGTCGCCGCGACCCAGGGCAACGGCTGGATCTTCCAGGTGTTCGCCGCCGCGGTCATCGGCGGGATCAGCCTCAAGGGCGGCCGCGGCACCCTCTTCGGCGCGCTCACCGGTGTGCTGACGCTGCAGCTGGTCGTCAATGTGATGACCCTCGGCGGGGTACCGCCCCTGTGGAACCAGTTCATCAACGGCTCGATCATCATCGTCGCGCTGATCATCTCCCGCTACGCCAGCGGCGAGAAGCAGGACTGA
- a CDS encoding aldo/keto reductase: protein MADDGGRAPSGPRELGRSGVCVPPLGLGCAPLANLYEAVPEERALDTVRAAFDTGLTYMDTAPHYGVGLSEERLGRVLAGRDRAGYTLSTKVGRRLRPRAPGEPVQADGFADTPDRVREWDFTRDGIRASLESSLERLGVDAVDIVYLHDPEDHVPEVYETAFAALAELKREKLVRAIGFGMNHSDLLARFVADFDVDVVLCAGRWTLLERTAFDDLLPVCERRGTSVVAAGVYNSGLLADPAPGARYDYQQAPPELLARARRLAEVCAEFGVPLRAAALRFPFGHPAVAAAVVGCASAAEVRDNAELFAHDIPDELWQALVRRGLLDDDIPLPV from the coding sequence ATGGCGGACGACGGCGGACGGGCCCCGAGCGGCCCGCGCGAACTGGGGCGCTCGGGGGTGTGCGTACCACCCCTGGGGCTGGGCTGCGCGCCGCTGGCCAATCTCTACGAGGCGGTGCCGGAGGAGCGCGCGCTGGACACCGTAAGGGCGGCGTTCGACACCGGCCTCACCTATATGGACACCGCGCCGCACTACGGCGTCGGGCTGTCCGAGGAGCGGCTGGGGCGGGTGCTGGCCGGGCGCGACCGCGCCGGGTACACGCTCTCCACCAAGGTGGGGCGGCGGCTGCGGCCGCGCGCCCCCGGGGAGCCCGTCCAGGCGGACGGGTTCGCCGACACCCCCGACCGGGTCCGGGAGTGGGACTTCACCCGGGACGGCATCCGCGCGAGCCTCGAGTCCTCCCTGGAGCGGCTCGGCGTCGACGCCGTGGACATCGTCTACCTCCACGATCCGGAGGACCACGTCCCCGAGGTCTATGAGACGGCCTTCGCGGCGCTGGCCGAGCTGAAGCGGGAGAAGCTCGTCCGGGCCATCGGCTTCGGCATGAACCACAGCGACCTCCTCGCCCGGTTCGTCGCCGACTTCGACGTGGACGTCGTGCTGTGCGCCGGGCGCTGGACGCTGCTGGAGCGCACCGCCTTCGACGATCTGCTGCCGGTGTGCGAGCGGCGCGGCACCTCCGTGGTGGCCGCCGGGGTCTACAACTCCGGGCTGCTCGCCGACCCCGCCCCCGGGGCCCGCTACGACTACCAGCAGGCTCCGCCCGAACTCCTCGCGCGGGCCCGGCGGCTGGCCGAGGTGTGCGCCGAGTTCGGGGTGCCGCTGCGGGCCGCCGCACTGCGCTTCCCCTTCGGCCACCCCGCGGTGGCCGCCGCGGTCGTCGGCTGCGCCTCCGCGGCCGAGGTCCGGGACAATGCCGAGCTGTTCGCCCACGACATCCCCGACGAGCTGTGGCAGGCCCTGGTCCGGCGCGGTCTGCTCGACGACGACATCCCGCTGCCGGTCTGA
- a CDS encoding amidohydrolase family protein has product MPRRIDAHHHLWDLTRREQPWMDGAWAEPIRRTFTPDDLAPHLDAHGIDATVVVQSSSSVAETRELLALAGGSDRIAGVVGWADLTDPGVGEVLAELAAGPGGDRLVGLRHQVQDEPDPRWLDREDARRGLAAVAGAGLVYDLLVTPRELPAAVDAVRELPQLRFVLDHAAKPPVASGERDPWAWQLAALAALPNVDCKLSGLVTEADWEGWKPEQVLPYAWHVLDAFGPGRVLFGSDWPVCLLAATYDEVVALADRAALRLGEDERAAVFGGNAARAYGLGT; this is encoded by the coding sequence TTGCCGCGCCGTATCGACGCCCATCACCACCTGTGGGACCTGACCCGCCGTGAGCAGCCGTGGATGGACGGCGCGTGGGCCGAGCCCATCCGCCGCACCTTCACCCCGGACGACCTCGCCCCGCATCTGGACGCCCATGGGATCGATGCCACCGTCGTCGTCCAGTCCAGCTCCTCCGTGGCGGAGACCCGGGAGCTCCTCGCCCTGGCCGGCGGGTCGGACCGGATCGCGGGCGTCGTCGGCTGGGCCGACCTCACCGACCCCGGGGTGGGCGAGGTGCTCGCGGAGCTGGCCGCCGGACCCGGCGGCGACCGGCTGGTGGGCCTGCGCCACCAGGTGCAGGACGAGCCGGACCCGCGGTGGCTGGACCGCGAGGACGCCCGCCGGGGACTGGCCGCCGTGGCCGGCGCGGGGCTGGTCTACGACCTGCTGGTCACCCCGCGCGAGCTGCCCGCGGCCGTGGACGCCGTCCGTGAGCTGCCGCAGCTGCGCTTCGTCCTGGACCACGCCGCCAAACCGCCGGTGGCGAGCGGTGAGCGCGACCCCTGGGCGTGGCAGCTGGCCGCGCTCGCGGCCCTGCCGAACGTCGACTGCAAGCTGTCCGGTCTGGTCACCGAGGCCGACTGGGAGGGCTGGAAGCCCGAGCAGGTGCTCCCGTACGCCTGGCACGTGCTGGACGCCTTCGGGCCCGGCCGGGTGCTCTTCGGCTCCGACTGGCCGGTGTGCCTCCTGGCCGCGACCTACGACGAGGTGGTGGCCCTCGCGGACCGGGCCGCCCTCCGGCTCGGCGAGGACGAGCGCGCCGCCGTCTTCGGCGGCAACGCGGCCCGCGCGTACGGTCTGGGAACCTAG